A stretch of the Arachis stenosperma cultivar V10309 chromosome 6, arast.V10309.gnm1.PFL2, whole genome shotgun sequence genome encodes the following:
- the LOC130932844 gene encoding uncharacterized protein LOC130932844 has product MAYGPFSVLLTRRLLNPKPSSFSLSHLLTFTNSFSTSQDPNPKPSTLSARLSFVFDQIDAIEKERSEKNQALQRIRAWRQSKNPQSPLNDAVPPSSESAKDDKPNSADAAAAEPAVAATNLEEVKKEVELVHPWTEWIQLMETLVHQNYFDHRRKDEDKMVQDVGFDAPGDVADDSDIDFTKDFKSVHDACLNFGKDRFDILRSLSRQDIQVLVGFGCPNVDKKVVFSAKLLRKHAHLDEGDVCSSCSLRNNCDRAYLLTNKEDDARTLDVMRILLSFGFDPVNGPVTNKSLLKQKSVKTVVRKLLHEVVKLSSVPIDPNLPPPVIRKPPPKVKQPPPPPKKRVGRDDIEMKKGDWLCPKCDFMNFAKNTICLQCDAKRPKRQLLPGEWECPQCNFLNYRRNVVCFHCECKRPHDEFMESQMQDTKLSSKPRFNKVSRPEVSNAWNFDFDDNESDGADVAAFEYADAKAIDEDFPSDNLARQGNYRGWEGDFGKNNRVQGSHDEEYANPGALKPGVGFDDFEDEDDDDIDSYELESKTHSSSTRVQPSRNHFSEVEGSSDLDDVEDTYDKNHARNRTGSKRNMRSRDPFSGSEDDELDLDTEQRAIHSNFKSSHAYSANQKRKGRGPTKKLSFGSDSDEDDVGAGGLFSDDDDDLDDVYSSRKNKGNKHDSSRPNKGTRPDSGKRSFTEYRKSGSTGGRSQNKFRDDYGGSSQHSYRNGRGSQGNDRSWKKFEDFDKSTSYGNGRGKSFGNGRGSRGSDRNSRRFEDRGRSAGQFNKYGMDEKDFGEFKNSRRVIER; this is encoded by the exons ATGGCTTATGGCCCTTTCTCTGTTTTACTAACCAGACGCctcttaaaccctaaaccctcttctttttcactctCTCATCTTCTCACTTTCACAAATTCATTTTCAACCTCCCAAGATCCTAACCCTAAACCTTCTACTCTCTCCGCTCGCCTCAGCTTCGTCTTCGACCAAATCGACGCCATCGAAAAAGAGCGTTCCGAAAAGAACCAAGCCCTGCAACGCATTCGAGCCTGGCGCCAATCCAAGAACCCTCAATCCCCTCTAAACGACGCCGTTCCTCCCAGCTCAGAATCAGCTAAGGATGACAAGCCTAATTCCGCGGATGCAGCTGCCGCTGAGCCGGCGGTGGCGGCGACGAATCTGGAGGAGGTGAAGAAGGAGGTAGAATTGGTGCACCCTTGGACCGAATGGATCCAATTGATGGAGACGTTGGTCCACCAGAACTACTTCGATCACAGGAGGAAGGACGAGGATAAAATGGTCCAAGATGTAGGGTTCGATGCCCCGGGCGATGTTGCTGACGATTCGGATATTGATTTCACCAAGGATTTCAAAAGCGTTCATGACGCTTGCCTCAATTTTGGGAAAGACCGGTTCGACATCTTGAG GTCCTTGTCAAGGCAAGATATTCAggttttggttggttttggtTGCCCCAATGTGGACAAGAAGGTGGTtttctctgcaaaacttctaAGGAAGCATGCTCACCTTGACGAAGGagat GTCTGTAGTTCCTGCAGTTTGAGAAACAACTGTGATAGAGCATATCTGCTAACAAACAAAGAGGATGATGCACGGACTCTTGATGTCATGCGGATCCTTCTGTCTTTCGGTTTTGATCCTGTAAATGGACCAGTCACAAATAAGTCACTTCTTAAGCAGAAGTCTGTCAAAACTGTGGTTCGGAAATTGCTTCATGAGGTTGTTAAGTTGAGCTCCGTTCCTATTGATCCAAATCTCCCTCCTCCAGTAATTAGAAAGCCTCCTCCAAAAGTGAAAcaacctcctcctcctccaaaGAAACGTGTTGGAAGGGATGACATTGAGATGAAAAAGGGGGATTGGCTATGTCCTAA GTGCGATTTCATGAATTTTGCAAAGAATACTATATGCTTACAGTGTGATGCCAAGCGGCCAAAGAGACAGTTATTACCAGGAGAATGGGAATGTCCTCA GTGCAACTTCTTAAATTACAGAAGAAACGTGGTATGTTTTCATTGTGAGTGCAAACGGCCACATGATGAATTTATGGAGAGTCAAATGCAAGATACCAAGCTCAGTTCCAAGCCAAGGTTCAATAAGGTCAGCCGGCCAGAGGTTTCCAATGCttggaattttgattttgatgacAACGAATCAGATGGTGCAGATGTTGCTGCTTTTGAGTATGCAGATGCTAAAGCTATAGATGAAGATTTCCCTTCAGATAATCTTGCTCGACAAGGAAATTATAGAGGGTGGGAAGGTGATTTTGGAAAAAACAACAGAGTGCAAGGGTCTCATGATGAAGAATATGCTAATCCTGGTGCTCTTAAACCCGGAGTAGGGTTTGATGATTTTGAGGATGAAGATGACGATGATATAGATAGCTATGAGCTAGAATCCAAAACTCATAGTAGTAGTACAAGAGTGCAACCATCTAGAAATCACTTTTCTGAAGTCGAAGGCTCATCGGATTTAGATGATGTTGAAGACACATATGATAAGAATCATGCACGTAACAGAACAGGTTCCAAAAGAAATATGAGATCAAGAGATCCATTCTCTGGTTCTGAGGATGATGAACTTGATTTGGATACAGAACAACGGGCCATTCATTCCAATTTTAAATCTAGCCATGCTTATAGTGCCAACCAGAAAAGAAAGGGCAGAGGTCCAACTAAGAAATTAAGCTTTGGTTCTGATTCTGATGAAGATGATGTTGGTGCTGGTGGTTTATTCTCTGATGACGATGATGACTTAGATGATGTGTATTcctcaagaaaaaataaagggAATAAACATGATTCATCCAGACCAAATAAAGGAACTAGGCCTGATTCTGGGAAAAGGAGCTTTACTGAATACAGGAAGTCTGGATCTACTGGCGGTCGCAGTCAAAATAAGTTCCGGGATGATTATGGTGGGTCGTCCCAACATTCTTATAGGAATGGTAGAGGCTCACAGGGAAATGACCGTAgttggaaaaaatttgaagatTTTGATAAATCTACTTCCTACGGAAATGGTAGAGGGAAGTCGTTTGGTAATGGTAGAGGGTCTCGAGGTAGTGACCGAAATTCACGGAGGTTTGAAGACAGGGGGCGTAGCGCAGGACAGTTCAATAAATATGGTATGGATGAGAAGGATTTTGGCGAATTTAAAAATAGTAGGCGTGTGATTGAAAGATAG
- the LOC130933557 gene encoding uncharacterized mitochondrial protein AtMg00810-like, whose protein sequence is MKNLGLLSYFLGIAVTRHTSGLFISQKKYAAEIIDRVGMSLCKSSPTPVDTKSKLGDTTSKPFEDPSLYRSFAGALQYLTFTRLDITYAVQQIQGTMDFGVYLYSSFTSTLISYIDANWGRCPDTSRSTSGYYVFLCDNLISWSAKRQATLSRSSAKVEYRGVANVHQRTKHIEMDIHFVRKKVARGQVRVLHVPLRYQIVDICTKGLPLVLFKDFRDNLNIQRPPASTARMC, encoded by the exons ATGAAGAACTTGGGTCTGTTGAGCTATTTCCTGGGCATTGCAGTCACTCGTCATACAAGTGGTTTATTTATATCTCAAAAGAAATATGCTGCTGAAATCATTGATCGAGTCGGCATGTCATTATGTAAGTCATCTCCTACTCCAGTTGATACAAAATCGAAACTCGGTGATACTACAAGCAAACCTTTTGAGGATCCATCTCTTTATAGGAGTTTTGCAGGGGCACTTCAATACCTTACATTCACGAGGCTCGATATTACTTATGCGGTGCAACAA ATTCAGGGTACTATGGATTTTGGTGTTTATCTTTATTCATCTTTCACATCTACTCTTATTTCATATATTGATGCTAATTGGGGTAGGTGCCCCGATACATCGCGTTCAACATCGGGTTATTATGTCTTTCTATGCGATAACTTGATCTCTTGGTCCGCTAAACGTCAAGCTACTTTATCCCGTTCTAGTGCAAAGGTTGAATACCGAGGGGTTGCCAATGTG CATCAACGCACTAAGCATATTGAGATGGATATACATTTTGTACGGAAAAAAGTGGCTCGTGGTCAGGTTCGTGTGTTACACGTCCCCTTGCGGTATCAGATTGTAGATATATGCACCAAAGGTCTTCCATTGGTGTTATTTAAGGATTTTCGGGACAATCTCAACATTCAGCGACCTCCTGCTTCGACTGCGAGAATGTGTTAG